One segment of Kryptolebias marmoratus isolate JLee-2015 linkage group LG23, ASM164957v2, whole genome shotgun sequence DNA contains the following:
- the rp1l1a gene encoding retinitis pigmentosa 1-like 1 protein, translating to MHSVQAGLWDPRPPSKHATAPPANSRDSHVTSAIPAKRITFYRSGDSQFGGVRMAIHKRSFKCFDALLDDLSQKVPLPFGVRTVTTPRGTHSIKHLEQLQDGGCYLCSDRRQAKPINMELAGKRQGTWYHHSRRPQRPESSSVTPPGHSHLPYRQRRILLVKNSEPGVRRSVVLSRRSTRSLKAFLDEVSEVMQFHVRKLYTAEGRKIDSVQSLMTCPAVVVCVGRETFSPMLINFIRKTSEEKLPGLGSKSPGLGPRVPGNGARSPAAQGVSSPPHGAQSRSSEYDEGLESKKNNNFGLETKKSIIHPRSDSSNRSTRFSVSSEKSFGVGFPARPSIMNDDIEKRVLVNKDGSVSVEMRVRFRLQNDEAVQWSTQIKKSPSLINDCCALSQTQPHYLQQSPSESCSDPDSTSYEGVDYSSQPLKCALAGNYCPCCQQRQYNQFDMWENTTNKHHPVPPAHASNHATMRHTRSSSSSSSCNSRRVVRCQARLSGSPGGSGSEQSQFVQKEMSVTEQVEHRVEVDQDGDTQVEVCKIRQCCSRTEVVAMDTDLLPPSRKAVEGELMMGQDENRPLSAVSSSSHVLQSLKEDEDDDEDDLPPSASQCSNRNEPSPSPTPAAHVDEEPTSNIPANSVHSVKHEGHKENDKTESRTLSAASSCRCGSATPHSAAEADEPDRVPTSRSNISQHRLEEEGAIDTAVEDINRAASGLSSHTGCLASSQKSRTPDVCPNCGGWKHAINSPHPTLLLSNKENGNSCCDDVASDALAVPAQSQKASPTNNGPIAAVPNDLEGRAPSPTSTTSNPNSKGKDDRRAPSTTSATSHRSKKSNCNGSSGATAEKDKERSSTTMSAQSNLSKRTTEAVVIDSRQNGEEENTAERTVRSSVSPSLKMADNAEESQSKSTENESQSRPESIASINLKNDKRAASPRSGKSAKSPHTNTEADRSPSATSGRSHTSAKSSKSHGSNRTKKSLHPHDADVKTTETNGDEMGNRTDLESAMSVKSKTSAKSGASHKSNSSRSRSSPNVAIIKTPDDPDEEENGTKEQELSVASEKSSVASDLLRNSNHNKMANIAVIETVEAGENVDNSAPRCTSAEGSHGQTLSPRRRPSSRTHSPKAASPKHSPSQQLLPNPDGGELRVHSQNSSESDRSRCCCEAGSAIENENKEKGEDKEDETYDKASSILSPSSKRQRKESGGTEIPLSRNSSGSISLGLPEDHETADSDSGKSGVSFHSHTECKITGRVKTATPGVSKSPAHPLAVDIPTIKTPKEGEDGNEEETTEKAASASTVERSRSRKSCGNCSVKAAAQTLDGNSEEKSLSASPTKNPNVEETESVKSTSTTDASRMDILSKRTSSAISGNASVRKKSPSGAGVKKVTKETAGILANTDTENQDASRPTSETNEEEEITQIKTRSIWSQSPLSLRPESTASARSGSGKASKQRKVTHDSVKSGHKTKSQTGSEGGSIRVPDSRKETSIKSSSPCPLDNPRPSSKTEVGSESSLSAGDLLKETTPGTCRHSQHSKSSKTSDKPRSGKSKSSQKSRKLTDQEDVVGLTPECLPNKSPSEFVSDWLRSIPANGSMLTLDNELNEEEEEDWRPEQTVETPGEETGTTEVSPDEEQEDNDKNVKTQEEDKEHKADCDAEGPTLGESVETSPSSKNWQSSAAVMKVLLSSSLGRCRSMPEVSPVYGRRLSTSARGLLDSLAQLQLIEPVVGCDSHQQKERKQKYDEIMTILQSLWLTEPRDIEASETKDNRASKQVTPPSSSSGVGMSSGSDGSGKGNGNQGEDETRAKEEGAVEKVIKNEDGNGKARDKDTEMEHEETFKADTSEKSEDQSTVPQSLESPKTMENTSSSEKNSANDSFKFPTDHERQTQEGSHAGTPRAPLSKRPSQDPDPVWVLHLLKKLEKQFMSHYIQAMTEFKVRWDLDDSLLLDTMISELRDEVSQRIQSSIQREMRKIQGRAGKAGKSPRPPQLASISRDSTMTEKRRRIMKVIKNQSVKTADSVSDDEMTGSDQRSDDEYCPCDACVRKKMASRPLRKNPPAAECPVMMEFDLRKILQLKKSPAPETVAAPRAAEEDGERSPADEEGKTLEMVEEEEEDEETKEDIKADVVLEETIPEENEEVEQRGGSVEDSVEDEEQDEGETSEQDETSENGEEEEEEEGRCTCQSNKDEEESSREEETSNCTDDEGETGEDETGEEEEEEEESDKETMKEATAGKEKNEPGGDEANDESALAEDAEEGNVSAEDEDDDDEEEESEVENEEASEEERASPQSQGETPAVTEGEEADVEDSDDSKPDTSAEGSGRGESGGSGEDEEQGSEGNEEEDAVEEFKLEEDSEDAKDGDGPLPHQFTTTSVESQPGSMEGSDAGSPSNPADSTGRRSKPKKA from the exons ATGCATTCGGTCCAGGCGGGGCTGTGGGACCCCCGGCCCCCGTCTAAACATGCCACGGCCCCTCCCGCCAACTCGCGCGACTCCCACGTGACCTCGGCCATCCCGGCCAAGCGGATCACTTTCTACAGAAGCGGCGACAGCCAGTTTGGGGGCGTCCGGATGGCCATCCACAAGCGCAGCTTTAAATGCTTCGACGCCCTGCTGGACGACCTTTCTCAAAAG GTGCCCCTGCCGTTCGGAGTGCGGACCGTGACCACCCCCCGAGGCACACACAGCATCAAACACCTGGAGCAGCTCCAAGACGGTGGCTGCTACCTCTGCTCTGACCGGCGTCAAGCTAAGCCCATTAACATGGAGCTGGCCGGCAAACGCCAAGGCACCTGGTACCATCACAGCCGGAGGCCCCAGCGGCCTGAAAGCTCCTCTGTGACACCCCCGGGCCATTCGCATTTGCCTTACAGGCAGCGACGGATCCTGCTGGTGAAGAACAGCGAGCCGGGCGTCAGGAGGAGCGTCGTGCTGAGCAGGAGATCAACGAGAAGCCTGAAAGCTTTTCTCGACGAGGTGTCAGAGGTGATGCAGTTTCATGTCCGCAAGCTCTACACTGCAGAGGGACGCAAG ATCGACAGCGTGCAGAGCCTGATGACTTGTCCTGCTGTGGTGGTGTGCGTCGGCCGGGAAACCTTCAGCCCCATGCTCATCAACTTCATCAGGAAGACCTCGGAAGAAAAACTACCTGGTCTGGGTAGCAAGTCTCCTGGTCTTGGGCCTCGGGTTCCTGGTAACGGGGCCCGATCTCCTGCTGCCCAAGGAGTGAGTTCTCCTCCTCATGGAGCTCAGTCCAGATCCAGTGAGTACGACGAAGGCCTTGAAAGCAAGAAAAATA ATAATTTTGGTTTGGAGACCAAGAAGAGCATCATCCATCCTCGCTCTGATTCCTCGAATCGCTCCACTCGCTTCTCTGTGTCTTCGGAAAAGTCCTTTGGTGTCGGCTTTCCGGCGAGGCCGTCCATTATGAATGATGACATCGAAAAGCGTGTTCTAGTCAATAAAGACGGGAGCGTTTCGGTAGAGATGAGGGTGCGTTTTCGCCTTCAAAATGACGAGGCCGTACAGTGGTCCACACAAATTAAGAAATCCCCCTCCCTGATCAATGATTGTTGTGCCCTGAGCCAAACCCAGCCGCATTACCTGCAGCAGAGTCCGTCAGAAAGCTGTTCAGATCCTGATTCCACCTCATATGAGGGTGTGGATTACTCCAGCCAACCTTTGAAATGTGCACTGGCAGGGAACTACTGTCCCTGTTGCCAGCAGAGACAATATAATCAGTTTGACATGTgggaaaacacaacaaacaagcaCCATCCTGTTCCACCCGCACATGCATCCAACCATGCTACGATGAGACATACACGCTCCTCAAGCTCGTCTTCGTCGTGCAATTCAAGAAGGGTGGTTCGGTGTCAAGCGCGGCTTTCCGGGTCTCCGGGTGGCTCGGGTTCAGAACAGAGCCAGTTCGTCCAGAAAGAGATGTCTGTGACGGAGCAGGTGGAGCACAGAGTAGAAGTGGACCAAGATGGGGACACTCAGGTCGAGGTCTGCAAAATTCGCCAATGCTGCAGTAGGACCGAAGTGGTCGCCATGGATACTGACCTTCTGCCACCGAGCAGAAAGGCCGTTGAGGGCGAGCTAATGATGGGGCAAGACGAAAACCGCCCCTTGTCTGCAGTCAGCAGCTCCTCCCATGTTCTTCAGTCACTGAAAGAGGATGAAGACGATGACGAAGACGATCTCCCACCCAGCGCTTCTCAGTGCTCCAACAGAAACGAACCGTCCCCATCGCCAACCCCCGCGGCTCACGTGGATGAAGAGCCAACAAGCAACATCCCAGCAAATTCCGTCCACTCTGTCAAACACGAGGGCCACAAGGAAAATGACAAGACAGAAAGCAGGACATTGTCTGCAGCGTCTTCATGCCGGTGTGGATCAGCAACCCCACactcagcagctgaagcagatgaGCCTGATCGAGTGCCCACCTCCAGGTCTAATATCAGTCAACACAGATTAGAGGAAGAAGGGGCAATTGACACTGCGGTTGAAGACATAAACAGGGCTGCTAGTGGCTTATCCTCTCACACAGGATGCTTGGCAAGCTCTCAGAAGTCAAGGACACCCGATGTGTGCCCAAATTGTGGAGGTTGGAAACATGCGATCAACTCTCCACACCCCACTTTACTTCTCTCCAACAAGGAGAATGGCAACAGTTGCTGTGATGATGTGGCTTCAGACGCTTTGGCTGTGCCAGCACAGTCACAAAAGGCCAGCCCCACCAACAACGGGCCCATCGCTGCTGTACCGAACGACTTGGAAGGGAGAGCACCTAGTCCCACGTCTACAACTTCCAATCCaaactcaaaaggaaaagaTGACAGGAGGGCTCCAAGTACCACTTCAGCTACAAGCCACAGGTCAAAGAAGTCTAATTGCAATGGTAGCTCTGGTGCTACAGCTGAAAAAGACAAGGAGAGAAGCTCCACTACGATGTCAGCTCAGTCCAACCTGTCCAAACGCACAACTGAAGCTGTTGTCATCGATTCAAGACAGAACGGGGAGGaagaaaacactgcagaaagAACAGTCAGGTCAAGTGTTTCTCCAAGCTTAAAAATGGCAGACAATGCTGAAGAAAGTCAAAGCAAAAGTACAGAAAATGAATCACAATCAAGGCCAGAAAGCATAGCCtcgattaatttaaaaaatgacaaaagggCAGCCAGTCCAAGGTCTGGTAAATCTGCAAAGTCTCCTCATACAAACACAGAAGCGGACAGATCCCCAAGCGCCACATCAGGGAGATCGCACACTTCTGCCAAGTCCTCCAAGTCCCACGGGTCGAACCGCACAAAGAAATCTCTACATCCGCATGACGCTGATGTTAAGACGACTGAGACAAATGGGGACGAGATGGGAAACAGAACAGACCTGGAAAGTGCCATGTCTGTGAAGTCAAAAACTTCAGCAAAGTCTGGTGCTTCGCACAAGTCAAACTCAAGCAGGAGTCGCTCGAGTCCAAATGTTGCCATCATTAAAACACCAGACGATCCTGATGAGGAGGAAAATGGCACAAAAGAACAAGAGCTGAGCGTTGCTTCAGAAAAATCCAGTGTTGCATCTGATTTATTACGCAATTCGAATCATAACAAAATGGCCAATATTGCTGTTATTGAAACAGTGGAAGCAGGGGAAAATGTGGACAATAGCGCACCACGATGTACATCTGCTGAAGGCTCTCACGGCCAAACACTCTCACCCAGAAGAAGACCTTCATCCCGAACCCATTCACCCAAAGCTGCCTCCCCTAAACATTCTCCGTCTCAGCAGTTGTTACCAAATCCCGATGGTGGAGAACTAAGAGTTCACTCCCAAAACTCAAGCGAATCTGACAGATCCAGATGTTGCTGTGAAGCAGGATCAGCAAtcgaaaatgaaaataaagaaaaaggagaggacAAGGAAGACGAAACTTACGATAAGGCCTCCAGCATCTTGTCACCTTCatcaaaaagacaaaggaaaGAATCAGGAGGCACGGAGATACCTCTGAGTCGTAACTCATCGGGATCAATCTCTCTTGGGCTACCAGAAGACCATGAAACAGCTGATTCAGACAGTGGCAAATCTGGTGTTTCTTTTCACAGCCACACAGAGTGTAAGATTACAGGCAGAGTGAAGACAGCAACTCCTGGTGTCTCCAAGAGCCCAGCTCATCCTCTAGCAGTTGATATCCCTACTATCAAAACACCCAAAGAAGGCGAAGATGGGAATGAAGAGGAAACCACAGAAAAAGCGGCAAGTGCAAGTACAGTCGAACGCAGCAGGTCTCGTAAATCCTGTGGTAACTGCAGCGTCAAAGCGGCAGCTCAAACTCTTGATGGCAACTCTGAGGAAAAAAGTCTCAGTGCTAGTCCTACCAAAAATCCAAACGTAGAGGAAACAGAAAGTGTGAAATCTACGTCAACAACAGATGCTAGCAGAATGGATATCCTGAGCAAGAGGACCTCATCTGCCATCTCAGGAAATGCAAGCGTCCGGAAAAAATCCCCTTCCGGAGCCGGTgttaaaaaagtcacaaaagaaACTGCTGGAATTTTGGCAAATACTGACACCGAAAACCAGGATGCTAGTAGACCAACTAGCGAAACTAATGAGGAAGAAGAAATCACACAAATAAAGACACGGAGTATCTGGTCCCAAAGTCCCTTGTCCCTCAGGCCGGAGTCGACGGCTTCAGCTCGGTCAGGGTCGGGAAAGGCTTCAAAGCAGCGTAAAGTAACTCATGATTCAGTCAAATCAGGTCACAAGACCAAGTCCCAGACAGGAAGCGAGGGTGGTAGTATCAGAGTGCCTGACTCCAGGAAAGAAACTTCCATCAAGTCCTCAAGTCCTTGTCCCTTAGACAACCCCAGACCAAGCAGTAAAACTGAAGTAGGCAGTGAAAGCTCCCTGTCTGCTGGTGATCTGCTCAAGGAAACTACACCTGGGACGTGCCGCCACAGCCAACATTCAAAATCAAGTAAAACCAGTGACAAGCCTCGGAGTGGGAAAAGTAAGAGCTCTCAGAAAAGCAGGAAACTGACGGATCAGGAGGATGTGGTGGGACTTACACCTGAATGTTTACCCAACAAGTCCCCCAGTGAGTTTGTTAGCGACTGGCTGCGGAGTATCCCTGCAAACGGCAGCATGCTCACTCTTGACAATGAGTTaaatgaggaagaagaagaagattggAGGCCAGAGCAGACGGTGGAAACGCCCGGGGAGGAGACAGGAACGACGGAGGTGAGCCCTGACGAGGAGCAAGAGGACAACGATAAGAACGTTAAGACACAAGAGGAAGACAAAGAGCACAAAGCTGACTGTGATGCTGAAGGTCCAACATTAGGAGAGTCAGTGGAGACTTCTCCTTCCTCCAAGAACTGGCAAAGTTCTGCAGCGGTGATGAAAGTTCTCTTGAGCTCTTCTCTTGGACGATGCCGGAGCATGCCCGAG GTATCCCCAGTTTATGGCCGTAGATTGAGCACATCAGCCAGGGGCCTTTTGGACAGTTTGGCCCAGCTGCAACTTATTGAACCCGTAGTGGGCTGCGACAGTCATCAACAAAAGGAGCGTAAGCAGAAATATGACGAGATTATGACCATCCTTCAGTCACTGTGGCTCACTGAACCAAGGGACATTGAGGCCAGTGAGACCAAGGACAACAGAGCCTCAAAGCAGGTGACACCACCAAGTTCCTCATCTGGGGTGGGTATGAGCAGTGGGTCAGATGGATCGGGGAAAGGGAATGGAAACCAAGGAGAAGATGAAACGCGTGCTAAAGAGGAAGGGGCAGTagaaaaagtgattaaaaacgAGGATGGAAATGGAAAGGCTAGAGATAAGGACACTGAAATGGAACATGAGGAGACATTTAAAGCAGACACATCGGAGAAGAGTGAAGACCAAAGTACGGTTCCTCAAAGTCTAGAAAGTCCAAAGACCATGGAGAACACTTCATCATCAGAGAAGAACTCTGCCAATGACAGCTTCAAATTCCCTACAGATCACGAAAGGCAGACACAGGAAGGCTCTCACGCAGGCACCCCGCGAGCACCCTTGTCCAAAAGACCTTCCCAGGACCCTGATCCGGTCTGGGTCCTTCACCTcctgaagaagctggagaaacagtTCATGAGCCACTACATTCAGGCCATGACAGAGTTCAAGGTTCGCTGGGACCTGGACGACAGCCTCCTCCTGGACACCATGATCTCTGAGCTGAGGGACGAGGTGAGCCAGCGCATCCAGAGCAGCATCCAGCGCGAGATGAGGAAGATTCAAGGTCGAGCCGGGAAAGCGGGCAAGTCGCCTCGGCCGCCGCAGTTAGCAAGCATCTCCAGGGACTCCACCATGACGGAGAAGAGGCGTCGTATAATGAAG GTGATAAAGAACCAGTCTGTTAAAACCGCGGACTCTGTGAGTGACGACGAGATGACGGGAAGCGATCAGCGAAGCGACGACGAGTACTGCCCCTGTGACGCTTGTGTCCGCAAGAAAATGGCGTCCCGGCCTCTCAGAAAGAACCCGCCGGCGGCCGAATGCCCCGTCATGATGGAGTTCGACCTGCGCAAGATCCTGCAACTCAAAAAAAGCCCGGCGCCCGAAACTGTGGCGGCTCCccgagctgcagaggaggatgGCGAAAGGTCACCTGCCGACGAGGAAGGAAAGACTTTGGAAATGgttgaggaagaagaggaggacgaagaAACCAAGGAGGACATCAAAGCCGATGTTGTTTTAGAGGAGACGATTCCAGAGGAAAACGAGGAGGTTGAACAGAGAGGGGGGAGCGTGGAAGACAGCGTGGAAGATGAGGAGCAGGACGAAGGAGAAACGAGTGAGCAAGACGAGACGTCTGAAaatggagaggaagaggaggaggaggaaggcagaTGCACTTGTCAGTCCAAtaaagatgaagaggagagcagcagagaagaagaaacaagcaACTGCACAGATGATGAAGGGGAGACAGGGGAAGACGAGACGggggaagaagaggaggaagaggaggagagcgaCAAAGAAACAATGAAGGAGGCGACAGCGGGCAAGGAGAAAAACGAACCGGGGGGTGACGAGGCAAATGACGAGTCGGCGCTGGCGGAGGATGCGGAGGAGGGAAACGTCAGCGCAGAGGATGAAGATGACgatgacgaggaggaggagagtgagGTGGAGAACGAAGAGGCATCTGAGGAGGAGAGAGCCTCCCCGCAG
- the lg23h8orf74 gene encoding uncharacterized protein C8orf74 homolog, whose protein sequence is MDSLTESEITRIVRLEKDAGVQVLSCHFQWPEFSDERLRFHQEFVYDVAAFAAGRGFSWPNVIRSAVLAKVLFPQLDGFDVRKLSALLREALCERLPDLTPVQQRELARFLVDACVARARLFRAVAGGRVDASVSLTHLEVQLPPTPRPLAQGVDLLQWEAEREAASGLQRVEDVTLPEDGQPDEQEARRDAESQAPLAAATAPQRGAAASGGRQNATPTQTGRGKAQAARAKTGAKGKAK, encoded by the exons ATGGATTCCCTCACAGAGAGTGAAATAACTCGGATAGTGAGACTCGAG aaggaCGCTGGTGTTCAGGTGCTCAGCTGTCACTTCCAGTGGCCCGAGTTCTCAGACGAGAGGCTCCGCTTCCACCAGGAGTTCGTCTACGACGTTGCCGCGTTCGCCGCGGGCCGAGGCTTCTCCTGGCCGAACGTGATCCGGTCGGCCGTGCTCGCCAAAGTCCTCTTCCCTCAGCTGGACG GCTTCGACGTACGCAAGCTGTCGGCCCTTCTGAGGGAGGCGCTGTGCGAGCGCCTCCCGGACCTGACCCCCGTCCAGCAGCGCGAGCTCGCCCGGTTCCTCGTGGACGCCTGCGTCGCCAGGGCGAGGCTGTTCCGGGCCGTGGCGGGTGGGAGGGTCGACGCGTCCGTCAGTCTGACGCATCTGGAGGTGCAGCTGCCGCCGACGCCTCGTCCTTTAGCTCAG GGCGTCGACCTCCTCCAGTGGGAGGCGGAGAGAGAAGCCGCCTCCGGCCTGCAGCGGGTGGAAGACGTCACGCTCCCAGAGGACGGCCAACCGGACGAGCAG GAGGCCCGCAGAGACGCAGAGAGCCAGGCGCCGCTCGCCGCCGCCACCGCCCCGCAGCGGGGAGCAGCGGCCAGCGGGGGGCGCCAGAACGCGACGCCTACACAGACGGGGAGGGGAAAGGCGCAGGCCGCGAGAGCTAAAACGGGAGCGAAGGGGAAAGCGAAGTGA